From the genome of Amycolatopsis sp. NBC_01488, one region includes:
- a CDS encoding sensor histidine kinase, which translates to MKALLVRVVELLPRPLDGIRSIKLKLAILMVASGGIAFAFFNWQIGWLPPRTTITAMVLALMLSQVLAHGMTRPLREMTAAARAMAKGDYTRRIRATTHDEVGSLAEAFNQMAGDLGDADRQRRELVANVSHELRTPITALNGVLENLVDGVEDPDPATLKTALQQTERLATLVDELLDLSRLDAGAIPLHKTTFPLASLLTEAVSEAALVRGVTFSVSVSPPDASVLADRGRLFQVVANLLENAARHGPAGGTVQVLAEVRPGELRIDVCDEGPGIAPADRVRVFERFTRGERPSGGGTGLGLAIARWAVELHGGAIGVVEPSAGVGSRIRVTLPTG; encoded by the coding sequence GTGAAGGCTCTGCTGGTCAGGGTGGTCGAGCTGCTGCCACGGCCGCTGGACGGGATCCGGTCGATCAAGCTGAAGCTGGCGATCCTGATGGTCGCCTCCGGCGGGATCGCGTTCGCGTTCTTCAACTGGCAGATCGGCTGGCTGCCGCCCCGGACGACGATCACGGCGATGGTGCTGGCCCTGATGCTCTCGCAGGTGCTGGCCCACGGGATGACGCGGCCGCTGCGCGAGATGACGGCGGCGGCGCGGGCGATGGCGAAGGGCGACTACACGCGCCGCATCCGCGCGACGACCCACGACGAGGTGGGTTCGCTGGCGGAGGCGTTCAACCAGATGGCCGGCGACCTCGGCGACGCGGACCGGCAGCGCCGCGAGCTGGTGGCGAACGTGTCCCACGAGCTCCGGACGCCGATCACGGCGTTGAACGGGGTGCTGGAGAACCTGGTCGACGGCGTCGAGGACCCGGACCCGGCGACGTTGAAGACGGCGCTGCAGCAGACCGAGCGCCTGGCGACGCTGGTGGACGAGCTGCTCGACCTGTCGCGCCTCGACGCGGGGGCGATCCCGCTGCACAAGACCACCTTTCCGCTCGCTTCGTTGTTGACGGAGGCGGTCTCGGAAGCGGCGTTGGTGCGCGGGGTGACGTTCTCGGTGTCCGTTTCGCCGCCGGACGCTTCCGTGCTGGCGGACCGCGGCCGGCTGTTCCAGGTGGTGGCGAACCTGCTGGAGAACGCGGCCCGCCACGGCCCGGCGGGAGGCACGGTGCAGGTGCTCGCGGAGGTGCGGCCGGGCGAGCTGCGCATCGACGTCTGCGACGAGGGGCCGGGGATCGCACCGGCCGACCGCGTGCGGGTGTTCGAGCGGTTCACGCGGGGGGAGCGCCCGTCCGGCGGCGGGACAGGGCTGGGCCTGGCGATCGCGCGGTGGGCGGTGGAGCTGCACGGCGGGGCGATCGGGGTGGTGGAGCCGTCCGCGGGGGTCGGCAGCCGGATCCGGGTGACGCTGCCGACGGGGTAG
- a CDS encoding DUF4153 domain-containing protein, whose amino-acid sequence MPKNRVGEPGRTRVPRGKRSAGVTSPGSGRGDRFVAAGSARAVLEAAGGSSETVADEARAGGVAVAAPPVLLRQVPPPKSAVVPLPPAVLPAALLAGVAAALVLPVDRPGVGWLLAGLAVAFAVFLADRRSRDDGAGSFTWGSAGWAFLALALLGMGAVRASGWLFALCVLGAFVCGSLAVVGKRTINSVCYDMFAVPLEALRAVPWAGRGVGRFAARRDGVARRIGLAVLATAALVAVFVPLLASADAAFAAVVDAVVPDLSVDVLVRWCCVFAVVALLVAGACYFLAAPPHRADANRPYRTKYGLEWTVPLTVLVLLFSVFVGVRLVVLFGGTGYVLRTSGLTSAEYARSGFWQLCAVTVLTLAIVAAALRWAPNVTKADRLRQRVLLGALSALSLVLAGSALSRMWTYQEAYGFTVLRLLVEVCELWFGAVFVLVLASLVKLRSTWLPRAAIATAAAALLVLAVLDPERLIADANLDRAAAGKPLDHRYLAGFSTDVVPVVSARLPEPLRTCVLRQILADDTPDGWPAWNWSRSSARDVTLGTC is encoded by the coding sequence ATGCCGAAGAACAGGGTGGGTGAGCCCGGGCGGACGCGAGTGCCGCGGGGTAAGCGGTCAGCGGGGGTGACTTCCCCGGGATCCGGGCGGGGCGACCGGTTCGTCGCAGCAGGCTCTGCCCGGGCCGTGCTGGAGGCGGCTGGCGGTTCCTCTGAAACCGTGGCGGATGAAGCCCGGGCCGGTGGGGTCGCCGTTGCCGCGCCGCCGGTTTTGCTGCGGCAGGTTCCGCCGCCCAAGTCCGCCGTCGTTCCGCTGCCACCGGCCGTGCTGCCCGCCGCCCTGCTCGCCGGGGTGGCCGCGGCTCTCGTGCTGCCCGTCGACCGCCCCGGTGTCGGGTGGCTGCTCGCCGGGCTGGCCGTCGCCTTCGCCGTCTTCCTCGCCGATCGGCGGTCGCGGGACGACGGCGCCGGGTCGTTCACCTGGGGCAGCGCCGGGTGGGCCTTCCTCGCCCTCGCGCTGCTCGGGATGGGTGCCGTGCGGGCGTCCGGGTGGCTGTTCGCCCTCTGCGTGCTCGGCGCCTTCGTCTGCGGGTCGCTCGCCGTCGTGGGGAAGCGGACGATCAACTCCGTCTGCTACGACATGTTCGCCGTCCCGCTGGAGGCACTGCGCGCCGTTCCGTGGGCGGGTCGCGGCGTCGGGCGCTTCGCCGCCCGGCGCGACGGCGTCGCCCGGCGGATCGGGCTCGCCGTGCTCGCCACCGCGGCGCTCGTCGCCGTCTTCGTGCCGCTGCTCGCCAGTGCCGATGCCGCCTTCGCCGCCGTCGTCGACGCCGTCGTCCCCGATCTGAGCGTCGACGTCCTCGTGCGCTGGTGCTGCGTGTTCGCCGTCGTGGCGCTGCTGGTCGCCGGGGCTTGCTACTTCCTTGCCGCACCACCGCATCGCGCGGATGCGAATCGTCCATATCGGACGAAGTACGGTCTGGAGTGGACGGTCCCGCTCACCGTCCTCGTCCTGCTCTTCAGCGTGTTCGTCGGCGTCCGGCTGGTCGTGCTGTTCGGCGGCACCGGGTACGTCCTGCGCACCAGCGGCCTGACGTCGGCGGAGTACGCGCGCAGCGGCTTCTGGCAGCTGTGCGCGGTCACCGTGCTGACGCTGGCCATCGTCGCCGCGGCGCTGCGCTGGGCGCCGAACGTCACGAAGGCCGACCGCCTCCGCCAGCGTGTCCTGCTGGGTGCACTGAGCGCGTTGAGCCTGGTGCTCGCCGGGTCGGCGTTGAGTCGCATGTGGACGTACCAGGAGGCCTACGGCTTCACCGTCCTGCGGCTGCTGGTCGAGGTCTGCGAGCTGTGGTTCGGCGCGGTGTTCGTGCTGGTACTGGCATCGCTGGTCAAGCTCCGCTCGACGTGGCTGCCCCGCGCGGCGATCGCCACCGCGGCCGCGGCGCTGCTGGTGCTCGCCGTCCTCGACCCGGAACGCCTCATCGCCGACGCCAACCTCGACCGCGCGGCCGCCGGCAAGCCCCTGGACCACCGGTACCTGGCGGGATTCTCCACGGACGTGGTGCCGGTGGTGTCGGCCCGCCTGCCGGAACCGCTCCGGACGTGCGTGCTGCGCCAGATCCTCGCCGACGACACCCCCGACGGCTGGCCCGCCTGGAACTGGAGCCGGTCGAGCGCCCGCGACGTGACGCTCGGCACCTGCTGA
- a CDS encoding helix-turn-helix domain-containing protein → MPPPFATPRARALGFGMKKARLARNLKVRELGRLTDLLPQNISNWENGRRVPKIEELAMILGALRVGPAERARLFNLARYANDPNWLHQAVLDGPTMLTTYVSYEQAAAGMAGWSPALVPGMLQTPAYTRAIFAGTAHPRSHVENVVMVRLARREMLIGRNPLPCRLLVGEAALHQNIGGPAVMAEQLRYLCSRMQLRNVSVRIVPDGIGYHPGHYGPFIIFDYADLPPIVYLEHYRSNGYLYDDPNVADYRKAIETLSSLALSHQDSAQLIEAVIAELAA, encoded by the coding sequence ATGCCACCACCGTTCGCCACGCCCCGGGCCCGCGCCCTGGGCTTCGGCATGAAGAAAGCCAGGCTGGCCCGCAACCTCAAAGTGAGGGAGCTCGGCCGGTTGACCGACTTGCTTCCCCAGAACATCTCGAACTGGGAGAACGGCAGGCGGGTACCGAAGATCGAAGAGCTGGCGATGATCCTCGGCGCGCTCCGGGTCGGCCCCGCCGAACGCGCGCGGCTCTTCAACCTCGCCCGCTACGCCAACGATCCCAACTGGCTCCATCAGGCCGTCCTGGACGGCCCCACGATGCTGACGACCTACGTCAGCTACGAGCAGGCAGCCGCCGGCATGGCCGGCTGGAGTCCCGCTCTGGTTCCCGGCATGCTGCAGACACCCGCCTACACCCGGGCCATCTTCGCCGGCACAGCTCATCCTCGGTCCCACGTCGAGAACGTGGTGATGGTCAGGCTCGCTCGTCGCGAGATGCTGATCGGCCGAAACCCCCTGCCCTGCCGGCTTTTGGTCGGCGAAGCCGCCTTGCACCAGAACATCGGCGGCCCCGCCGTGATGGCCGAGCAGCTCCGCTACCTGTGCTCGCGGATGCAGCTGCGCAACGTTTCGGTGCGGATAGTGCCGGATGGAATCGGCTACCACCCGGGCCACTACGGGCCATTCATCATCTTCGACTACGCCGACCTGCCACCGATCGTCTACCTGGAGCACTACCGCAGCAACGGGTACCTCTACGACGACCCCAACGTGGCCGACTACCGGAAAGCCATCGAGACCTTGTCTTCTCTGGCGTTGAGCCACCAGGACTCCGCGCAGCTCATCGAGGCAGTCATCGCCGAACTGGCGGCGTAA
- a CDS encoding SSI family serine proteinase inhibitor has translation MSLSCLAPAHPPASTLQLTSHDTANRIGSVVLTCDPTGGTHPKREKACEVLDGVNGDFSRITARHQMCTLIYAPVDVTAVGTWHGKPVSFRATYPNHCEADRDSNDVFAF, from the coding sequence ATGAGCTTGAGCTGTCTCGCGCCCGCGCACCCGCCGGCGTCGACGTTGCAGCTGACCAGCCACGACACCGCCAACCGCATCGGTTCGGTGGTGCTGACGTGCGACCCGACGGGCGGCACGCACCCGAAGCGCGAGAAGGCGTGCGAAGTGCTCGACGGCGTGAACGGCGACTTCTCCCGGATCACGGCGCGGCACCAGATGTGCACGCTGATCTACGCCCCCGTGGACGTCACGGCGGTCGGCACCTGGCACGGCAAGCCGGTCTCGTTCCGGGCGACGTACCCGAACCACTGCGAAGCGGACCGCGACTCGAACGACGTCTTCGCGTTCTGA
- a CDS encoding PucR family transcriptional regulator: MYPTVAEVLALPVLRQGRPHVVAGVAGLDAPVRWAHVAEVADIAHLLRGGELVLTTGVALPDDGPALARYVADLAGVGAAGLVIELVRHWSDKLPAALVDAAEKHGLPLVTLSRETRYVSVTEAVNGQIVDAQVAELRAAERVHETFTALTVAGAEPGVVLGEVARLTEQPVVLETLSHELLAYDAAGTDPAELLTGWPARSRVVQLGERTGYHPGSGWLVTVVGARGHDWGRLVVVCADQPPHRHRVVAERAASALAVHRLVAKDSDGLERQAHRAVLNELLASPAPTAELLARASALAVPLTGRQLVGLAARPRLAVTGRPSLSTPPVLRELAEATVLAARRAKVSALVATDELGVRALIALSPEANADTVLQRLATDVHEARGSAPGVLAVGTTVSSPAEAGRTLLEAGQVAAAALGIGAERVLHRLSDVRLRGLLHLLAGDERVTAFAVRELGPLLQRDAASGSRLVQALRHYCEQGGNKSAAAAAAHTSRTAYYQQLARIEQVLGVRLEDPESMLSLYVALLAWDLTRSSEEDSPGRAAQ; encoded by the coding sequence ATGTACCCGACCGTCGCCGAGGTGCTCGCGCTGCCGGTGCTGCGCCAGGGCCGTCCGCACGTCGTCGCCGGCGTCGCCGGGCTCGACGCCCCGGTGCGCTGGGCGCACGTCGCCGAGGTCGCCGACATCGCGCACCTGCTGCGCGGCGGCGAGCTGGTGCTGACCACCGGCGTCGCACTGCCCGACGACGGCCCGGCGCTCGCCCGGTATGTCGCCGACCTGGCCGGGGTCGGCGCCGCGGGCCTGGTGATCGAGCTGGTCCGGCACTGGAGCGACAAGCTGCCGGCCGCGCTGGTCGACGCGGCCGAGAAGCACGGCCTGCCCCTGGTGACGCTCTCGCGCGAGACCCGGTACGTGAGCGTCACCGAGGCGGTCAACGGCCAGATCGTCGACGCCCAGGTCGCCGAGCTGCGCGCCGCCGAGCGCGTGCACGAAACGTTCACCGCCCTGACGGTCGCGGGTGCCGAACCCGGCGTCGTCCTGGGCGAAGTCGCCCGGCTCACCGAACAGCCGGTGGTGCTCGAGACGCTGTCGCACGAGCTGCTCGCCTACGACGCCGCCGGCACCGACCCCGCCGAGCTGCTCACCGGCTGGCCGGCGCGGTCGCGGGTGGTCCAGCTCGGCGAGCGGACCGGCTACCACCCCGGTTCGGGCTGGCTGGTGACCGTCGTGGGCGCGCGCGGGCACGACTGGGGACGGCTGGTCGTCGTCTGCGCCGACCAGCCGCCGCACCGCCACCGGGTGGTCGCCGAGCGGGCCGCGTCGGCGCTGGCCGTGCACCGGCTGGTCGCCAAGGATTCGGACGGCCTGGAGCGGCAGGCCCACCGGGCCGTGCTGAACGAGCTGCTCGCGTCGCCTGCGCCGACGGCGGAGCTGCTGGCGCGCGCCTCGGCGCTGGCCGTGCCGCTCACCGGACGGCAGCTGGTCGGGCTGGCGGCCCGGCCGCGGCTGGCCGTCACCGGGCGGCCCTCGCTTTCCACGCCCCCGGTGCTGCGCGAACTGGCCGAGGCGACGGTCCTGGCGGCGCGCCGCGCGAAGGTGTCGGCGCTGGTGGCGACGGACGAGCTGGGGGTGCGGGCGCTGATCGCGCTGTCGCCGGAAGCGAACGCCGACACCGTGCTGCAGCGGCTCGCCACCGACGTCCACGAGGCCCGGGGCAGCGCGCCGGGCGTGCTCGCGGTCGGCACGACGGTCTCGTCGCCCGCCGAAGCGGGCCGGACGCTCCTGGAGGCCGGCCAGGTCGCGGCGGCCGCGTTGGGGATCGGCGCCGAGCGCGTGCTGCACCGCCTGTCGGACGTCCGCCTGCGCGGCCTGCTGCACCTGCTGGCGGGCGACGAGCGCGTGACGGCGTTCGCCGTGCGGGAGCTGGGGCCGTTGCTGCAGCGCGACGCGGCTTCCGGCAGCCGGCTGGTCCAAGCGCTGCGGCACTACTGCGAGCAGGGCGGCAACAAGTCGGCGGCGGCCGCGGCGGCGCACACCTCGCGGACCGCGTACTACCAGCAGCTCGCCCGCATCGAGCAGGTCCTCGGCGTCCGGCTGGAAGACCCGGAGTCGATGCTCTCGCTCTACGTGGCCTTGCTGGCCTGGGACCTCACTCGGTCGAGCGAAGAAGACTCACCCGGACGTGCAGCACAGTGA
- a CDS encoding CoA-acylating methylmalonate-semialdehyde dehydrogenase, whose amino-acid sequence MTDRISHWIDGKPFTGTAERSGEVFDPATGQVRAHVDFAGDAEVEAAVAAAKAALPGWRGTSLAGRTRVLFAFRELLAARKHELAKIVTSEHGKVESDAAGEVARAIENVEFACGAAQLLKGGFSENASTGVDVYSIAQPLGVVGVISPFNFPAMVPLWFVPNALACGNTVVLKPSEKDPSAAVFIAELFAEAGLPAGALNVLHGDKAAVDGLLTHADVKAISFVGSTPIARYVYETGTRHGKRVQALGGAKNHMVVLPDADLDLAADAAVSAGFGSAGERCMAVSVVVAVDPVGDALVAKITERMARLRVGDGREPSSEMGPLVTAAHHARVASYVDAGVTEGASLVVDGRGIEVSGAPDGFWLGPTLFDHVRPEMSVYTDEIFGPVLSVARTASYDDALELINANPYGNGVAIFTGDGSSARRFQNEVEVGMVGVNVPIPVPVGYYSFGGWKDSLFGDSHAYGPEGFHFFTRTKVVTSRWPDRSHAGVNLGFPRNS is encoded by the coding sequence GTGACCGACCGCATCAGCCACTGGATCGACGGCAAGCCGTTCACCGGGACCGCCGAGCGCTCGGGCGAGGTGTTCGACCCCGCGACCGGGCAGGTCCGGGCGCACGTCGACTTCGCCGGTGACGCCGAGGTCGAAGCCGCCGTCGCCGCGGCCAAGGCGGCGCTGCCGGGCTGGCGCGGGACGTCCCTGGCCGGCCGGACGCGGGTGCTGTTCGCCTTCCGCGAGCTTCTGGCCGCGCGCAAGCACGAGCTGGCGAAGATCGTCACGAGCGAGCACGGCAAGGTCGAGTCCGACGCCGCGGGCGAGGTCGCGCGGGCGATCGAGAACGTCGAGTTCGCCTGCGGCGCGGCTCAGCTGCTGAAGGGCGGCTTCAGCGAGAACGCGTCCACCGGTGTCGACGTCTACTCGATCGCGCAGCCGCTCGGCGTGGTCGGGGTGATCTCGCCGTTCAACTTCCCGGCGATGGTGCCGCTGTGGTTCGTCCCGAACGCACTCGCCTGCGGGAACACCGTCGTGCTCAAGCCGAGCGAGAAGGACCCGTCGGCGGCGGTGTTCATCGCGGAGCTGTTCGCCGAGGCCGGGCTGCCCGCGGGCGCGCTGAACGTGCTGCACGGCGACAAGGCGGCGGTGGACGGGCTCCTCACGCATGCCGACGTCAAGGCGATCTCGTTCGTCGGGTCGACGCCGATCGCGCGCTACGTCTACGAAACCGGCACCCGGCACGGCAAGCGCGTGCAGGCACTCGGCGGCGCGAAGAACCACATGGTCGTCCTGCCGGACGCGGACCTCGACCTGGCCGCTGACGCGGCGGTGTCGGCCGGGTTCGGCTCGGCGGGCGAGCGCTGCATGGCGGTGTCGGTGGTCGTCGCGGTCGACCCGGTCGGCGACGCGCTGGTGGCGAAGATCACCGAGCGGATGGCCCGGCTGCGCGTCGGCGACGGCCGCGAGCCGTCGTCCGAGATGGGTCCCCTGGTGACGGCGGCCCACCACGCGCGGGTCGCGTCCTATGTGGACGCCGGGGTGACCGAGGGCGCGTCCTTGGTGGTGGACGGGCGCGGGATCGAGGTTTCCGGTGCCCCGGACGGGTTCTGGCTGGGCCCGACGCTGTTCGACCACGTCCGCCCGGAGATGTCGGTCTACACGGACGAGATCTTCGGCCCGGTGCTGTCGGTGGCGCGCACGGCTTCCTACGACGACGCGCTGGAGCTGATCAACGCCAACCCGTACGGCAACGGCGTGGCGATCTTCACCGGCGACGGGTCGTCGGCGCGGCGGTTCCAGAACGAGGTCGAGGTCGGGATGGTCGGGGTGAACGTGCCGATCCCGGTGCCGGTGGGGTACTACTCCTTCGGCGGCTGGAAGGACTCGCTGTTCGGGGACAGCCACGCTTACGGGCCGGAGGGCTTCCACTTCTTCACGCGGACGAAGGTCGTGACGTCGCGGTGGCCCGACCGGTCGCACGCCGGGGTGAACCTGGGCTTCCCGCGCAACTCCTGA
- a CDS encoding type VII secretion target: MAGEAMKVDFDVLGGHEGEIREIADRVQQAVDAAGTAGALDFDAFGLVGQVFAVPIQGWVDTADSFLSAAVEAGHDVADRVKTAHTAFRDHEEKTKCLIEGIGKELPA; the protein is encoded by the coding sequence ATGGCGGGCGAAGCGATGAAGGTCGACTTCGACGTCCTCGGCGGGCACGAGGGCGAGATCCGCGAGATCGCCGACCGGGTGCAGCAGGCGGTCGACGCCGCCGGCACCGCCGGCGCGCTCGACTTCGACGCGTTCGGGCTGGTCGGGCAGGTGTTCGCGGTGCCGATCCAGGGCTGGGTGGACACCGCCGACAGCTTCCTGAGCGCGGCGGTCGAGGCCGGCCACGACGTCGCGGACCGGGTGAAGACCGCGCACACGGCGTTCCGCGACCACGAAGAGAAGACGAAGTGCCTGATCGAGGGCATCGGCAAGGAGCTCCCGGCATGA
- a CDS encoding YbaB/EbfC family nucleoid-associated protein gives MKGEPKSGLLPLIHMPFPDSEVAVNRIEPASAGMPDIARRAAEAKARLERVSATATSADGAVTVTVNTSGALQELTFGPRADELPRARLAQAVLATAKRAQVDAAQQLTAVMAPVIGADSDAMKFLQEQIPAPELPEEETAPPRWEFTETQRETPPPPPARPARPPRPEDDDDFGGPILRRGL, from the coding sequence TTGAAGGGGGAACCGAAAAGCGGTTTGCTGCCTCTGATCCACATGCCCTTCCCCGACTCCGAGGTCGCCGTGAACCGAATTGAACCCGCTTCGGCCGGAATGCCCGATATCGCCCGGCGGGCCGCCGAGGCGAAAGCCCGGCTCGAGCGCGTCTCGGCGACCGCCACGAGCGCCGACGGAGCCGTCACGGTCACCGTCAACACCAGCGGTGCGCTGCAGGAACTCACCTTCGGCCCGCGCGCGGACGAGCTGCCGCGCGCCCGGCTCGCCCAGGCCGTCCTGGCGACCGCCAAGCGTGCGCAGGTCGACGCCGCCCAGCAGCTGACCGCGGTCATGGCGCCGGTGATCGGCGCCGACAGCGACGCCATGAAATTCCTTCAGGAACAGATCCCCGCGCCTGAGCTGCCGGAGGAAGAGACGGCGCCGCCGCGCTGGGAATTCACCGAAACGCAACGGGAAACCCCGCCACCACCGCCCGCGCGCCCGGCCCGGCCGCCGCGCCCGGAAGACGACGACGACTTCGGCGGCCCGATCCTGCGCAGGGGGCTGTGA
- the hrcA gene encoding heat-inducible transcriptional repressor HrcA encodes MANADERRFDVLRAIVADYVANQEPVGSKAIVERHNLGVSSATVRNDMATLEEEGYITQPHTSAGRVPTDKGYRLFVDRLSEIKPLSAAERRAITTFLDSGTDLDDVLRRSVRLLAQLTRQVAVVQYPMLTNAKVRHLEVVPLTPARLMLVLIADNGRVDQRTVDLGDVVTEEDVSRLRTVLNAAMAGRRLNEAAARVAELPDKSPGELRDALIRVTTVLVESLAEHPEERLVLGGTANLTRNVADFPGSLRQVLEALEEQVVVLKLLAAARNPGAITVRIGEENEDEQMRSTSVVSIGYGQDMVLGGMGVVGPTRMDYPGTIAAVRAVANYVGQILHGR; translated from the coding sequence GTGGCCAACGCGGACGAGCGCCGCTTCGACGTGCTGCGGGCGATCGTGGCCGACTACGTCGCCAACCAGGAGCCCGTCGGCTCCAAGGCGATCGTCGAGCGGCACAACCTCGGCGTGTCCAGTGCCACCGTGCGCAACGACATGGCGACCCTCGAAGAAGAGGGCTACATCACCCAGCCGCACACCAGCGCCGGCCGCGTGCCGACCGACAAGGGCTACCGGCTCTTCGTCGACCGGCTCTCCGAGATCAAGCCGCTGAGCGCCGCCGAACGCCGGGCGATCACCACCTTCCTCGACAGCGGCACCGACCTCGACGACGTCCTGCGCCGGTCGGTCCGGCTGCTCGCGCAGCTGACCCGGCAGGTCGCCGTCGTCCAGTACCCGATGCTGACCAACGCCAAGGTGCGCCACCTCGAAGTCGTGCCGCTCACCCCGGCGCGGCTGATGCTGGTGCTGATCGCCGACAACGGGCGCGTCGACCAGCGCACGGTCGACCTCGGCGACGTCGTCACCGAAGAAGACGTCAGCCGGCTCCGCACCGTCCTCAACGCGGCCATGGCCGGACGCCGGCTCAACGAGGCCGCGGCGCGGGTCGCCGAGCTGCCCGACAAGTCACCCGGCGAGCTGCGCGACGCGCTCATCCGCGTCACGACGGTCCTGGTCGAGTCGCTGGCCGAACACCCGGAAGAACGCCTGGTCCTCGGCGGTACGGCCAACCTCACCCGCAACGTCGCCGACTTCCCCGGCTCACTGCGCCAGGTCCTCGAAGCCCTCGAGGAACAGGTCGTCGTGCTCAAGCTGCTGGCCGCCGCGCGCAACCCCGGTGCGATCACGGTGCGCATCGGTGAGGAAAATGAAGACGAGCAGATGCGCAGCACCTCGGTCGTCTCCATCGGGTACGGCCAGGACATGGTGCTCGGCGGCATGGGGGTGGTCGGCCCGACCCGGATGGACTACCCCGGCACGATCGCCGCGGTGCGCGCGGTCGCCAACTACGTGGGGCAGATCCTGCACGGCCGCTGA
- the dnaJ gene encoding molecular chaperone DnaJ — protein MARDYYGILGVAKNASDQEIKRAYRKLARELHPDVNPSEDAQHKFGEVTTAYEVLSDPQKRKIVDLGGDPMDGGARGGGGGDPFAGFGGLGDIMDAFFGAAGGGGGGRGRGPRSRVQPGSDALIRLGLSLEECATGVDKEIAVDTAIVCDLCRGAGTSEGTSVKTCDTCGGAGEVQSVQRSFLGQVVTARPCPVCRGFGEVIPDPCRQCGGDGRIRARRNVTAKIPPGVGDGMRIRLSGQGEVGPGGGPAGDLYVEIDETPHEVFVRQGHDLHCNFRIPMTTAALGATVPIATLVDGDYELDVEPGTQPNAELVLTGKGMPRLRSSGRVDGRGDLHVHIDVVVPTKLDEAQRELLVELAQQRGEEVPTLASNGTKHGGLFGKLRTKNHR, from the coding sequence GTGGCGAGGGACTACTACGGCATCCTCGGGGTGGCCAAGAACGCGAGCGATCAGGAGATCAAGCGCGCGTACCGGAAGCTGGCCAGGGAGCTGCACCCCGACGTCAACCCGTCGGAAGACGCGCAGCACAAGTTCGGCGAGGTGACGACCGCCTACGAGGTGCTGTCCGACCCGCAGAAGCGCAAGATCGTCGACCTCGGCGGCGACCCGATGGACGGCGGCGCGCGCGGCGGGGGCGGCGGCGACCCGTTCGCCGGGTTCGGCGGCCTCGGCGACATCATGGACGCCTTCTTCGGCGCGGCCGGTGGTGGCGGCGGCGGGCGCGGCCGCGGGCCCCGCAGCCGCGTCCAACCCGGCTCCGACGCCCTCATCCGGCTCGGCCTGTCCCTCGAGGAGTGCGCCACCGGGGTCGACAAGGAGATCGCCGTCGACACCGCGATCGTCTGCGACCTCTGCCGCGGCGCCGGCACCAGCGAGGGCACCTCGGTCAAGACCTGCGACACCTGCGGCGGCGCCGGCGAGGTCCAGTCCGTCCAGCGGTCATTCCTCGGCCAGGTCGTCACGGCCCGCCCGTGCCCGGTCTGCCGCGGCTTCGGCGAGGTCATCCCCGACCCCTGCCGCCAGTGCGGCGGCGACGGCCGCATCCGCGCCCGCCGCAACGTCACCGCCAAGATCCCGCCGGGCGTCGGCGACGGCATGCGCATCCGGCTGTCCGGCCAGGGCGAGGTCGGCCCCGGCGGCGGCCCGGCCGGCGACCTCTACGTCGAGATCGACGAGACCCCGCACGAGGTCTTCGTCCGCCAGGGCCACGACCTGCACTGCAACTTCCGCATCCCGATGACCACCGCCGCCCTCGGCGCCACGGTGCCCATCGCGACGCTGGTCGACGGCGACTACGAGCTCGACGTCGAACCCGGCACCCAGCCCAACGCCGAACTCGTCCTCACCGGCAAGGGCATGCCCCGCCTGCGGTCCTCCGGCCGCGTCGACGGCCGCGGCGACCTCCACGTCCACATCGACGTCGTGGTCCCGACGAAGCTCGACGAAGCCCAGCGCGAGCTCCTCGTCGAACTCGCCCAGCAGCGCGGCGAGGAAGTCCCCACCCTGGCGTCCAACGGCACCAAGCACGGCGGGCTGTTCGGCAAGCTCCGCACGAAGAACCACCGCTGA